In Cardinium endosymbiont of Dermatophagoides farinae, the sequence TGGAATAAACAATGTAGGCAACTCATCTATGGCTACAAAACTTTTGGTCCTATTATGGCCCATAGCTTTAAAGCAAACCGTTAGCAATAGCGAGATAACTGGTGAGAAGGCAGATTTAGCAGATGGATGGTTACCTATACATAGGATCGTTGGTTTCTCGCTATTATTGATCGTTAAGTCTAAATCATCCTGACTTAATACCCAAAATAAGTCTTTATTTAAAAGGATTTGCAAGTTCGTTTTAAAGGTAGCTATAATACCCACCAACTGCCCAGCTGTTTTTTCTCCACCCTTAAAAGCATCCAATATAGAACTAGCGTAACTAGCCGATTCGTCATCTTTTTCAATCAATTAAATAGGCCCTGTTTAGAATATATCTTGGCGCAATAGGGTTAACGCGTATACTATGTCTAAGAGAAGTAAAATTGATGCTATGGAATTGAAATTTAGTAGGAGCACAGAACTGTAAAAAACAATTAAAAACGAACTTGGTAAAACAGTAGTTATGATCAGGTGCAGTAGGCCTTCCTTCAAAGTCATAATCATAGATGATACCAGCGTAGCCTTTTTTAATCAATGCGTATAATATAGGCTCCAGTACATAGCGTGTCTTGCCACTACCTTGGTTTCCTAAAATGTATATGCCCCTTTGTGGATTATTAATGGGCAATTGTCCATTATATGCATGTAATGTGATACTTTTTTCTCTGTTTTGCGTCTTAGTAGGATTAATCAGTTGGAAATGGCCTTCATCGTTACTAAATGGAATCAGAAAGGTAACTAACGCAAACAGCAAGGGATATAACCAGATATGAAAACTTCCTTTTACCCAGAATATAGGGTAATACATTAAATAACAATAGAAAAGCACCGTCCAACCTAATACTAACAAACTGTTAAAGTGCCATTTTTGTTTAAGTCTTTCAATCAACCTAGTGACTTTATCATATTGATAGTGGAGTAAGCATAGTACGTATAGGCTATTAACCATCCAGTTATGTTGCACAGCTATACAATAAGATAGGAATGTAGCCAATGCATCAGGTATAAGTGCTATATCATTTAAGTAGAGTAGGTGTAGGTAAAAGAACAGCTGATAGCCTATCAAAAAAGCAAATACTATAGAAATATTTTGGTTCATTCATGAAAATATGAAAAAATAATTTTAAATCTATTGCTTTTATAGAATTAATTTTGTATAGTCCATAAATTTTTATAAGTATGCAATACTTTCGTAAAACATTTATACTACTTTTAATATTTTATACTCATTTGCAGGGAAAAGAAGATTTAGGAAATCATACTAGTTACACAGTTAGTCATATAAAAGAAGTTAAGTCACCCTTTTTAAGACATACAGAAGGTTGTAGATCTGTAGGGTTAGCTTGGAATAGAATGCCTGATGATCAGTTATGTTATGGTATATACTATTATATGTATATGAATCCATCCATATCCTTACGCTTTAGTGGAGGTATTTCACCTGTTAAACGTAACTATAAAAACCATATGCGATGGGTTATTTCACCCTCGTTTTTTATACACTTTGTGCTATAAATGCCGACCATTACATCAGTTTGTTTCTAGGTCCTATTGTAGAATATGGTCCTTATCAGGCTGTTATTTTTGGATTACCAAATCGGAATAGGTGGGATATCAGAGTAACCTTAGGATCCCATTATACTTTTTATTTCAATCAAAACTGGGCTATTGGCATAGGAATAGGCCCCTGCATTGGCTTGCTTAAAGATAAAGGAGCAAGCGGGTTACTCGCTAGTATTTGCTTGCAATACAACCTGTAAACCAGCCAATTTACTATATCTGACCTAAAACATTAATCATCTATGGCATTACATGACAACTTAGAAGAATTAAAAGACTGGGCTAGTAGTATAACCAATAGTATATTTATTATTGCGGCCACCGTTACAGGATTGATGGTAGCAGCCAAATTCATCAATAGCAGAGATAAAAAAGAAGCAATGAGTTATGCGATTTGGTGGATAGTGGGCATTTTCTTTTTCTTTGTATGCTCTTCTATTATTTCAGAGATTATGGATATGTTTGGTAATCAATGATTATCGTTAATAAAAGCATAGAAAAAAGAGAGATGATAGGCCCTCTTTATACCCATGAAGCATTGCTACTGGTACTCTTTAGCATGGTGTCTCTCTTTGGGCTAATGGTTTTAAATAAAATCTTTAAGATCAGTAAGCTATGGATGCTAACTTGTCCTGCTTTATTTTTTCTGCTATTGATCCTATTGAGATATATGAGAAAAAATCAAAACCCAACTTATTTGTTTTCTTGGATGGCTTTTCATTTCAAGCAACCTAAGTATATAAACGCAAAAAAAAGCAAGCTGTGTTACAAGATCACTATATAGAAAACTATATACCCATTGTTGAGTTTCAAGATGAATGCATCATTTTGGAAGATGGAGCAGTAGCCATAGGTTATGAGTTGAAACTGTTTCTCGATGAAGGAGTAGGAGAGGGGGAGTATAAAAATTGTATAGATACCCTAGCCCAAACCATTCGAAGATTTCCTATCGGAACCGTTATACAACAGTTAGATAGCTATTCCAATAAAACATTTCATACAGAGATCCAAAATGGCTACAATTTTTTTCATCAAAAGCAACTAGAACATTGTAATGGACATATTTTCTTAACCCATGTAACCTATCTATTCGTCATATGTAGGCCTACTACCCATAGCATAGAGCCGCATACTACTACTTTTTCTTGTGGAAAGGGTTACTTTAAACACCCACTGTCAGAACTAAAAAAAACAATTGATCAAGCAAAAAAGTGTAGTATAGAGTTAGAAGCGGCCTTTCCAGATGGTTGGCAGTATAGACAGTTAACTGCGTCAGATAATCTTAGCTTGCTCTATGATTGGTTAAACCTAGACTTTAGTGGCACCATAGATGGTTTAGAGCATGGCCTAACCAATCAAAAAGGATTTTTTAAAATTGGCAATAAGCAAGTCGCTATTGTATCAATGCAAAGCCAATCGAATAAGCCTGACTATACCAGTAAAAATGGGCTAGGTAATGGGGGAGGGGTGACGGTACCTTTTACCTGGGCGTTAAGCCACTATATGTACTGCCCTCATATTGTTGTACAAGCCATTGCCATTCAAAATACAGAAGACTTTTTACAAAGCCGTACCAAAGCATTAGAATGGAGCCAAGCGACTAAGCGCAACAACCGAGAGATTCGTAATGTAAACCAAGATATGGAAGCACTGATTGCCTTTGAAGCAGCCATTAGAGCGCAAGAAGAAGTGATCGTAACCTTGAACTATCTGGTTATCCTTTATGAAGTAGATCCACAACGGTTGGTTTGTAACATCGAAAAGGTTAAAAAAGTATTCAAAAAGCTAGATATGGGCCCTTTTGTAGAGGACTATGATACGGCTAATCTATATTTTTCAGCGATACCTGGCAATGGCCATCAGCTTTATAGAGGACAACCGATTGCACTTAAAACTGCACTAAGTTATTTCAATAAGATTACCCCTAGAAGTGGTGGTAGCAATGGTATACTATTAGCGAATAGACAACAGACACCGATTTATTATGACCCCTTTAACCTAAACTTAGACAACCAAAATGCTTTTGTTTTTGGGCCTTCTGGATCTGGTAAATCTTTTTTTAATGGCAAAATGATTAAAGATCGCTTTCAATCAGGTCATATAGTCATTGTGATAGATAGTGGAGGTACCTACAGAAGGCTTTTTCAAATACTAGGTGGGAAGTATATAGAATACAATGCAGCAACACCGCTCCATTTAAATCCATTTCTGATAAAACCTGAAGCAGATGGCTTATTTAAGCCAGATATCAATAAAGTAACTTTTTTGGTACAATTGATTGGAAAAATCTGGAAAGGAGATTTAAATACAAATCCTATGAGTAAAGTAGAAAAAGCGCTACTAGCTGGATGGATTCCCGAATATTATGCCATTTTACATAAGGACTCTGTACCAAGTCTAACTGGGTTTTATGATTACCTCAAAAAACTAGTAGATCAGAAAGGCCAACAGGTTAAAAAATTAACCGATGAGGGATTGTTTCCATTTCATGGGTTTTTCATTGTACTGCATCCTTTTGCCCATGGGATCTATAAAGAGCACTTTAATTCCTACGAGCAGGTCTATTTAGAAGACCACAAACTGATTTGTTTTGAGCTAGAAGTGATCAAAAATAATCCTAAACTCTATCCCCTAGTCGTACAAGTGCTATTTGAGTTTGCATTTGAAATGGTCGCCCAATATCCTGACGTGACTAAGTTTATTGACATTGAAGAAGGGTGGACCATGTTAGATGACTATGCCGAAGAAAACATTGAAGCCTTTTTTAGAAAAGGCAGAAAAACCAAAACTTCCATTCGGATCATTACCCAAAACATAGATGAAATCAAAGCCTCTAAAATAGCTGGTGCCATGAAAAACAATACCTCCACTTTTATATTGATTTACAATGAAAAAAATCGAGTAGGGAAGATATTGGGGCATTTATAGGCATGACCCCCTTTGAAATGGAAAAATATGAAAGCTTAAGACGAAAAAATGGTTCAAATGGGTATAGAGAAGTTTTCATTAAAGAAATGGGAGATTCTAATATATGGCTACTGCATACCTCTCTTTGGGAACATGCATTACTCACCTCTAGGCCAGATGAAAGAAACGCTATTACCAGACTGATTCAAGCAAAAGGAGATGCCCAATTGGGTATTGCCGAGTGGGTAGACGGGCAACAAAAATTACAAACTAAATAGCCATGGAATATCTATCTGTGCACTATGTTTCCAGTGAGGTCTGGAGTGTTATGAAACAGGTTACCAAGACTACAACAGAAATTGCGTTGTTCTTGCTGCCTACCTTTAAGCATTGATTTTTGCGTGCGATACATCAAAGAGGGATTAAATGAATCCAGTAGTAAATCGGCCATTATGGAAAATATCGCTAAAGGGATGGTATTGACGCTATTGTTCTGCCACTTCGAAGAGATCAATGGGCTATTAGATAGGATAACCAGCGCACTAATTGATGAATTGGGCTTGAATCAGGCCATGCAAAAATATCTAGAAGCACAAAAAGAAAACCTAGAGAACAATCAAGCAGATGGGTTTTGGGGATCAGGTAACTATGTCATTCAATCGATACTCAATAAAATCAAAAATCTTGTATTGGGCTTTTTACAAATGTTTTCCAGAGGGGTAATGCATGCTATAAGGGGCCATTTACTCGTTTTTTCTACCCAAATAGGGCCACTAGCCATTGCTATGAGTTCGCTTCCAGGTAGGTATCAAAAAATAGCCGCTAATTGGTTTAGCTTGCACCTCTCTTTTTTTATGTGGGGGTTCACGATGGCTTTAATAGACCTAAGCATTATTCAGTTAAATATCAAAACGGTAGCGGGGTGCGATATGTTAAACTTAATAGGAGCGGTAGCATTAGTAGCCATGTATTTAATTGTGGGCACCATTACTGGATTATATATAGGAGAAATGATGGGTGGCACGATCTTTACCACCGTAACCAGTTTTGCTATACATCAAATTGTAGCAACTGGTAAACAGATCTATAAACTTAAAAAAGAGCGTTTCAATAAAAATGGTTAACGTAGATGCATTCAATAGCTATAAGCTCAGCAGGCTGATTGGGCGTATACAATATTTATCTATAGGGGTTATCGCTATTTTAACGGGATTAAACTGTTTCTTTGCTACCAAATGGATCGGTGCTATAAACAATGACTTAACCTATTTTGTAACGCCAGAAGGGAGCTATTGTAGTAGAAAAAGAAAACAATCGATTCGACGAGAACCCTTTGAAATAGAAAATTTTACCATTTGGTTTCTTAAAAATGCTTTTGAGAATAATGAATATACCTATCAAGCTAACTTACTGTCCTGTTTACAGGTTATGGATAAAAAAAGTGATCTGTTTCTAAAAAGCAAATACAATGAAGAAGAGGTATTTCAGGTATATAAAAGCTATAACGGTATATCCACTTTGTCAGTTGAACAGATAGAGACCAACCTGATGGATTATCCATACGAAGTAGTAGCCTTTTACACGACTACTTTGCAGTTCTTGGGGTTAGAAGGCAAAAAGCTTAGCGGAATAGATCATAAAGAATTACCCGGAGGGGTCTATTTTAAAGTGAAAACAACCCACAGAAGCAAAGAAAATCCCTATGGATTACTCATTACTGAATTTACTTTTGTTGACCCTAAAAATAAGCGTGAATATGTGCAAAATAATACGTAACCTGCTAATAAGTTGTCTTTTTTGTTTGAACGCTCAAGCAAAAATAACCAGTTATAGTCCTTTAGAGGAGATACAAGTGGCCCATCGATTTTCCTCGATGCTATTGTTTGATGAGGCTATTAAAGAGGTCATTATGCCAAATAAAGATTATATCGCTAATATCAACCAAAACATGGTCTTGTTGCGGGCTACCAAACCCAGTACGGGTGCTACTTCTATAGTGGTCACTTTTAAAAAGGGGAGTAAGGTCTTTAATGGCCTATTGCGATCTACCAATAAACCGCAAGAAGTCTATGATTTTACAAGTAAAGAGGAAGAAGAGGCTAGCCCCCATCCTACATTAGACCATCAGGTATTACAAAAAATAAAACAGATTCAATCAATGGATCAAACCTATTTTAATATAGGCAAACATACCAGGTATTATGACCTTATACTTACCAATTTATTTCATGATGAGGAGTATACCTACCTAAAAGTATATTTAGAGAACAAAACAGGTCTAACCTTTGAACTCTTTGAAACCAATTTCCAGCACTACAATAGTAAAAAAAGTAGAAAGTTTTACCACGCTATACTACATCTACTAATGGCAAACTATTAGTCCACTTTGTGGAACAATCTGGTAGTCGTTTGGTGAACCTATCTATACCTGCGCGTCTACTTTTAGAAGCACCCTACTATGGTAAAGCGTAAATATCTATTATTGGTTGTCATTGGTACTATTGTAACCTTTGGAAAGATCTTTGTGGGAAAACGCAAAATAGAAAATTTTAACCCTGTAAACGTCAAAGTACCGGATTTTCAAGAGATTAAAAAGAATGATGCCAAAACATTACTCGACGAGTATGATGAAGAGCTATCTGGTAAAAAAGAATCGCTCCTAAAGAAAACTTCTAGAAAGGGGATCTCATCACTAGCTGGCCTCTTTAACCTAAAACCTTTAGAAAAACCTAAAAAGCCTAAAAAAAAGCAAACTATGTTTACGAAATTACCTAAAAAAACTACTGTTCAAACAGCACCAAGCCAGGGTTTTATTTCCTATCAAGACAACCCAAAAGAA encodes:
- a CDS encoding VirB4 family type IV secretion system protein; the encoded protein is MLQDHYIENYIPIVEFQDECIILEDGAVAIGYELKLFLDEGVGEGEYKNCIDTLAQTIRRFPIGTVIQQLDSYSNKTFHTEIQNGYNFFHQKQLEHCNGHIFLTHVTYLFVICRPTTHSIEPHTTTFSCGKGYFKHPLSELKKTIDQAKKCSIELEAAFPDGWQYRQLTASDNLSLLYDWLNLDFSGTIDGLEHGLTNQKGFFKIGNKQVAIVSMQSQSNKPDYTSKNGLGNGGGVTVPFTWALSHYMYCPHIVVQAIAIQNTEDFLQSRTKALEWSQATKRNNREIRNVNQDMEALIAFEAAIRAQEEVIVTLNYLVILYEVDPQRLVCNIEKVKKVFKKLDMGPFVEDYDTANLYFSAIPGNGHQLYRGQPIALKTALSYFNKITPRSGGSNGILLANRQQTPIYYDPFNLNLDNQNAFVFGPSGSGKSFFNGKMIKDRFQSGHIVIVIDSGGTYRRLFQILGGKYIEYNAATPLHLNPFLIKPEADGLFKPDINKVTFLVQLIGKIWKGDLNTNPMSKVEKALLAGWIPEYYAILHKDSVPSLTGFYDYLKKLVDQKGQQVKKLTDEGLFPFHGFFIVLHPFAHGIYKEHFNSYEQVYLEDHKLICFELEVIKNNPKLYPLVVQVLFEFAFEMVAQYPDVTKFIDIEEGWTMLDDYAEENIEAFFRKGRKTKTSIRIITQNIDEIKASKIAGAMKNNTSTFILIYNEKNRVGKILGHL